From Cucumis melo cultivar AY chromosome 3, USDA_Cmelo_AY_1.0, whole genome shotgun sequence:
TTAGACCTGGATTTCTTATAATTTTGCTTCAATGTGAAAGGGATTCAAGCCGAGTTGGTTCTTGGGACCATTGCTAGGAAAGAAAGCAAGAATGGTGTATGTAATGGGGATTATTTGGAAGATAGAGTTTCTTTTAGTGAAGATAAAGTGATGGATGCTGAAAGTAAAGCTGTGATGATGGCTTGGGAAAAACCATTGATGGAAGCTCATGCTAAGGCAGTTTGCATGGGTGGCAGTCACATATTGAACGTTGGATTTGGAATGGGTATAGTGGATACAGCCATTCAACAGTATTCCCCCACTATGCATACAATTATTGAGGCTCACCCAGACGTTTATAAACGCATGATAGAAACTGGTTGGGGTGATAAGAACAATGTGAAAATTATATTTGGTCGTTGGCAAGATGTCCTACCTCAACTTGAATCTTATGATGGTGAGTCACTCgttgtaatttctttttctgttcTCGTAGTAAAATTCCATGGTTCTCTTCCTTATCTAAATATTAGTTTAAGGAAGTTTGAACTTAGTTTCTTTAGTTTTTTGAGCTTCATGATGATTAACATCCATTTATGATGGTTATAGTTTTAGAAACTTCAATGTCTCGTAGGCTTTGTAAACCATGTCTTCCTTTATATGCATTTTAAGGTGATTTATAACTTATACGAGCATCCGTAATGTATAGAGTATGAAAAGGAATCTTAAAGTTCCTTTTTATAGGAATGACGAGTCGTTtagaaaaacttttttttttttttttttttttggtttcaGATGCTTTTCAAATCTTTTGTTATGCATGCAGCACCATTAGCAATAGGATTAATTTCTTCAACTTTTTTAATGACTGATCGTTCTTTCAATTTCCAAATGTTCATAtcataaactaaaatatatttgaatcattcaaacataatttttaaaattaaataaccGTTTGCTTCCCGCTTCCAGGTATTTTCTTTGACACATATGGAGAATACTATGAAGACTTGAGAGATTTTCACCACCATCTTCCAAAATTGTTAAAGCCTGGGGGAATCTACTCATTTTTTAATGGTCTTTGTGGAGGTAATGCATTTTTCCATGTTGTTTATTGTAATATAGTTTCTCTTGAACTGGAAAATTTGGGATATTCTACCCAATTCATCCCCTTACCTGTCAAGGATTGTTTGGAGGAAGAAGTCTGGAAAGGAGTACAGCACAAATACTGGCAACTTGATACATATTACCTTCCTGTTTCTCAGTCTATACAAGACTCTGAATGAAACTCTCCTTACTATTTACTTACATTTGTTGTACCCTGGAGAAATTGAAAACAATCATGTTCTATCAGTAATCCTTGCGCCCTCGAGCTGAATTTAAACTCTGAATTAATTTGCTCTAAAAGTTTATCAGACAGTGATGTGTATCATTGAACTTATTTTGAATTTAGGACGGAAAGATTCCATTCGTGTAATACTTGCCTACTAATATTGTTGCCATGGTCATTCTTTTAGCCCTACTATCTGTCAAGTATTATTACTCTTCTGACTGCGACTTGTTATAACTAAAATACAGACATTCAAACTCAAGGAGATAGAAGCTATGAAGTCTAAGAACGTTGTGTCATTAGTGCAAGAAATGTGAACGTCTTTCCCTTTCATGTGATAACTTGAACTCACACGCCTATCGGCCCTATCCATATTTTTACTGCCTACTTACCTGCTCTGGCGGCTAGTTAAAAAACTGGCAAAGTATACTACGCAACTTAATTCTACGAGGTGCTAAATGCCATTAAATGTCATAGCTGAGGTTGATATTTATTTAAAGAATCTTGATCATGAATACTATAATTTGCAAAGGAATCaacctaattaatttttctcttGTTGGTGTTGTCGGTAACgttttaaaattcaaaagtaGTTTTCAATCTTTTACAGAATTTGATTAGCCATAAAGAAACAGAAAAGCTTCAACTTCTCACAAACGAAGAGAATGGGAATTCTTGATTTGATGTTATAAACTTGTAAAAGAAAGCCAAATCTGCTAGAATTTTCTGTACAATTTTTTTGCcaccttttctttctttctattttttcctTTCCCATGAATATATAATATGGTTAAACACTGGCTAGGACAGACAATACTAAACAATACAAGTCATAAAGGAGAATACTTGTTTCAATTCTATGGAAGATTCTTGTGGGTATTGAAGTTAAGTCCAAGTGAAAGCAATGGGGCTTCCCACAATGTGTTTCCCATCTGACCACTCCAGACGAGCAAAGCTCTGAGACCCCGACGGCATTGGAGAAGCAATGAAAGTCACTGTATAACTCTTCTGCTCGTTTGCCTCTGTAAAACTCAATGATTCTGGCGCCACCACAATCTTCACTGACGAAATTTTCGCCGTCACTGACACTTTATACGTCGATGGAGCACCCTTGTTGGTCAGTGTCCTCGTATATTTTACGGTGGTCGGAGCAACATTTTCACCTCTTTTGGTGGAAGGTGTTTCTAATGGAACTGCAAAAGAAGGGTAGTTCAAATCCTCCAATTTGTAGTTCTTGTTTCCATTGCATGTGAAATCTTTCTTGCTGATTACTTTAATTTGAAGTGAGCTGTAGTTTAGGGCACAGAGGAAGGCCAAGTAATCGTCGGTGGTGGTATCGTAAACAAGGCCAGGATCGAGGGCAGCCGTTGGATTTACATGTCCGGCTCCGATATCGAACGGCGTTGATGGTGATCCGTTGGATATGTCTTGAATCGTTTCGCCATTTTTGTATGTGGAGTATGCTGTGGTCATTAGGGCAGATCTAATAGCGGCTGGGCTCCAATCTGGATGAGCGGCTTTAAGAAGAGCGGCTAATCCACTGATGTGAGGACAAGACATTGATGTCCCAGAGATGATGTTGAAGGCCACGTGCCGCTTATCGCTGTCTAAACCAGTTGGTCCAGCGCCGCCGGTCCATCCAGCCAGAATGTTCACACCCGGTGCTATCAGATCGGGTTTGAGAATCTGCGGAGTGAGGAGATTAGGGCCACGAGAACTGAATGCGGCCACCACCGGCGACGGTTGAACTCCTAATCTTGTGGTGCCGGTGCTGATTGTTGCTGTTGGGTTTGAATCAGAGGAGATGTAGCTCTTTATTGCGTCGCCGGCTTTTTGGCCGACGGCCGCCGTGGGTATGAGATGTGCATCGGCTAATTGTTCTTCCCCATATGCTTCAGTGTTAGCTAGAATCATCCCTAAACCACCGGCTTCTTTTACCACCAACCCTTTTTGAACTCGAGAGTTCCCTCCTCGGTCACAAACGACTATCTTTCCCGCGACCTTCGCCGGATTCAGAGTACCGCTCAAGCAAAGACTACCGCTGGATGAATTACTCGCACTGGCTGCAGATACAATTGGTAGTAAAGAATTCGGCAAAGGCTTTCCACTGTAGAGCGATTCCCCTGTTATCTTCTTCCCATTTCCGAGAGTAACATATGCTGGGAAGTCCCTGTCCAGCGTCCCGGCGCCAACGGTGGTTATCCATGGCGCTACATTGGACAAGGTACTCGATGATGGGCCACCATTTCCGGCAGAACACGACACAAAAACTCCCTGAGCTGCAGCAGAGAAGGCTCCAATGGCAACATTGTCTCTGTAGTAATCTGCGCTGTTTCCGCCAAGCGACATGGATACAATATTGCAACCATCCTCAACAGACTTGTCTATTGCAGCTAAAATGTCACTGCTGAAACACCCTCCAAGCCAACATACCTTATACGTTGCAACTCGAGCTTCAGCCGCCATTCCTCTTGCAGTCCCGGCAGCAAAACCAAAGAGGTTGGCACCTGTAACGGCGGATCCTGCAGCAGTTGTTGATGTGTGAGAACCGTGGCCATCGTCGTCCCTCGGTGATTTCGACTCCTGGGACTCATCAATTGGCCCAAATGCTGCTTCATAGCCCTTGGAAAAGTACCTTGCTCCTATCAATTTCCTGTTACAACTAGATGAATTGAAGTTTTTACCTACTTCACACTCCCCTTTCCAACTTGCAGGTATTGGTCCAAGCCCATCATCACTGAAACTCTCCAATTCAGGCCATACACCGGTGTCGAGAATTCCGATGATGACTTCGCTGACCTTTGCGGACGCCGGGAAGAAAGAAGCACTCTTCCCAAGTCCAAGAAACTCAGGTGTGCGAGTGGTATGAAGCTCGTACTTCATTTCAGGCATGACAGCAATAATTCCCTCTTGTTTTTCCATTAACTTAGCCTCCTCCACAGTCAAACTTGTGGAGAAGCCATGAATCACGTTGTTGTAGGAATAAAGCATTTGGGCAGAATCAGAAACTGATTTCAAAGAAGTATCATACCATTGGAAATGATCATCAAAGGCTTGTGGCATACTTGTTTTGTCCATGTGAATTATGTAAGTCTTCTTCTTCAACTGCTGATTGCTCTTTTGAGCTTCTGTAAATGAACATGAACTGAATGAAATCAAGAACAGAAGAAACCATTGTGAAACTCTGCAagttttcatcttcttctccaaaCTCTTGTCTTCTGGAGGAGGAAATCCCTTGAGTTAAATAGTTTGTAGCTCAGTTCCGAATTTTGATTAGTGGGTCCATTCCAATCATGTCCACCTCCGTGTGGGAAAGGAAGAACACATCAATAATtctaagtttttaaaaaaaagaattaaatttgcgtatatttctttcttttcttctcttttttttttttttttttttttttttttttggtttcaTTTTAATGCCCTTTTCAAGAACAGTAACTTTTGCAAATCATTCCTTtcacaattttcaaaaacaatgctaaaatttgaaaattttcccaTTTCCCATAcacccttttttcttttatattctcTTACCTATTTTGGCCTCAAGTCTTTGGTTTGTgtaataattttctttaaattaaatgTCATTTTGAAGTTCCGAGtattattttctcaaaattgaaATGATAATTGAGTTATTATTTAGCTTTGAAtgtgaattattattattattagtagtagTAGGAGTAGTAGTATTATTTGTTATGTAATACAATGATTCAACTAAAAGGGAAAGGTTTTCTTGGACATACTAACCTATAATAGTACGGCCTAAGAAGGATATTTTCTTTTggtaagaaaataataaaggaGGATATTGATGCCTTGATTGAATCAACTGCCTCCTAAGTCGGCTATTAAATGATAATTCATTGTATAATATTTATCCGACATTAATTACATTTTAAGTACTCACTAAGTTTAATATGCTACAAATTTActatcaaattttaaattttgtagtATTAGATTGGAAAACTAGGAATCAATAAAGTATTTTTCTTTGAGATCCAAAAAGAAAAGGTGTGAACTCTAATTTGTGTATAATCAAATTTGTGAGACCCCCTCTACTTTTAGGGCAACAGAAGTCCACTTTGGGCAGAGTGATTGATGGCCACTGAATTAATTGGCCAAATCTTTATTCAATTGTGGTGTGTGTATGTGGTACACTCTTTTTCCAATTTCCTAATAAAAAGGTGTCTTCTTTACAATTTTAAGCCTTTGTTTTATTGTTATTGGTAAAATTATTATTTGGGGTGATTTGGATAAAGTGTTTGTTTATTAATAAAAGGTGGCTTGCCCTGTTATGTTACCCTTTCTTTTAGAatctaatttcaaattttaggGTGCTTTTAGCTATATATCAAAGATggtttttttttagtaaaaaacaGTTTGTGTAtctcaaaataaagattttaggACTTTCTAAACATTTATAAATTGTAGCTACGTAGTGTGAAAGtgctttctttctctttatatTTCTTTAAAGTGCTTTTAATTGAAACGTTATCTCGGCCTATTCAAACTTCTTTTTGGTGCttctaaagaaaaaattagAAGAAGATTTTTCATTGCTCACCACATAATCTGAAACTTCTATTCTTAATTCACTAGTTAATTATGTCAATTTTGATCTTAATTGATGcctaaattattttaaacttgCATTCCAAAACATTAGACTTCAATTagtaactattttgtttttctaataTCAAATTATTTTCTCTCGACGTATTATAGTtatttccatcgtttaaaagttcaaaaatatgattttttttcttttagttttagaAATTTAACTTTATTATTAAATATCGAATAGATAATGAAGCTAAGAT
This genomic window contains:
- the LOC103487848 gene encoding protein arginine N-methyltransferase 2 isoform X2 — translated: MDECEQLFAAARGGDADKLRALIDSGVDVSLFDGEGLTPLMHAAKHGHAEVVKTLLEHGAPWNALSPSNLSAGDFALEAGHQEVFQILLNAGIQAELVLGTIARKESKNGVCNGDYLEDRVSFSEDKVMDAESKAVMMAWEKPLMEAHAKAVCMGGSHILNVGFGMGIVDTAIQQYSPTMHTIIEAHPDVYKRMIETGWGDKNNVKIIFGRWQDVLPQLESYDGIFFDTYGEYYEDLRDFHHHLPKLLKPGGIYSFFNGLCGDIQTQGDRSYEV
- the LOC103487848 gene encoding protein arginine N-methyltransferase 2 isoform X1, producing the protein MDECEQLFAAARGGDADKLRALIDSGVDVSLFDGEGLTPLMHAAKHGHAEVVKTLLEHGAPWNALSPSNLSAGDFALEAGHQEVFQILLNAGIQAELVLGTIARKESKNGVCNGDYLEDRVSFSEDKVMDAESKAVMMAWEKPLMEAHAKAVCMGGSHILNVGFGMGIVDTAIQQYSPTMHTIIEAHPDVYKRMIETGWGDKNNVKIIFGRWQDVLPQLESYDGIFFDTYGEYYEDLRDFHHHLPKLLKPGGIYSFFNGLCGGNAFFHVVYCNIVSLELENLGYSTQFIPLPVKDCLEEEVWKGVQHKYWQLDTYYLPVSQSIQDSE
- the LOC103487850 gene encoding subtilisin-like protease SBT1.7; this translates as MKTCRVSQWFLLFLISFSSCSFTEAQKSNQQLKKKTYIIHMDKTSMPQAFDDHFQWYDTSLKSVSDSAQMLYSYNNVIHGFSTSLTVEEAKLMEKQEGIIAVMPEMKYELHTTRTPEFLGLGKSASFFPASAKVSEVIIGILDTGVWPELESFSDDGLGPIPASWKGECEVGKNFNSSSCNRKLIGARYFSKGYEAAFGPIDESQESKSPRDDDGHGSHTSTTAAGSAVTGANLFGFAAGTARGMAAEARVATYKVCWLGGCFSSDILAAIDKSVEDGCNIVSMSLGGNSADYYRDNVAIGAFSAAAQGVFVSCSAGNGGPSSSTLSNVAPWITTVGAGTLDRDFPAYVTLGNGKKITGESLYSGKPLPNSLLPIVSAASASNSSSGSLCLSGTLNPAKVAGKIVVCDRGGNSRVQKGLVVKEAGGLGMILANTEAYGEEQLADAHLIPTAAVGQKAGDAIKSYISSDSNPTATISTGTTRLGVQPSPVVAAFSSRGPNLLTPQILKPDLIAPGVNILAGWTGGAGPTGLDSDKRHVAFNIISGTSMSCPHISGLAALLKAAHPDWSPAAIRSALMTTAYSTYKNGETIQDISNGSPSTPFDIGAGHVNPTAALDPGLVYDTTTDDYLAFLCALNYSSLQIKVISKKDFTCNGNKNYKLEDLNYPSFAVPLETPSTKRGENVAPTTVKYTRTLTNKGAPSTYKVSVTAKISSVKIVVAPESLSFTEANEQKSYTVTFIASPMPSGSQSFARLEWSDGKHIVGSPIAFTWT